A region of Methyloversatilis discipulorum DNA encodes the following proteins:
- a CDS encoding efflux RND transporter permease subunit, translating into MFSRFFIDRPIFAFVISILLVLAGLAAMRTLPIAQYPEIAPPEVMVRAVYPGASAETIAQTVAAPLESVITGVEGMMYMRSTSTSNGVVEIYATFEIGTDPDKAAVNVNNRVKQADARLPEEVRRQGVVVEKGSSAFLAVMAFYSPDGTHEQLYTSNYVTLNVLDNIKKIPGTTNVQIFGAKDYAMRIWVRPDRMTQLGVTVPEIAGALREQNAQFAAGKIGQSPTGGGQDMVYTITTKGRLSTVEEFENIILRSNADGTKLRLRDVARVELGSKDNDFNGTYNGKPAVLMGVFLQPGANALDVAKEVKGAVAEMATRFPPGMTYAIPYDTTRFVEVSIKEVVKTLGEAMILVFIVVFVFLQNIRATLIPVLAVPVSLLGTFAGLHVLGYSINTLTLFGMVLAIGIVVDDAIVVLENVERIMHEQRLSAREAALKAMHEVTGPVIAIVLVLTAVFVPIAFLGGLTGELYRQFAVTISIAVVLSGLVALTMTPALCVALLKNEHKSTARIFVWFNDWFARVTHRYTGAVTWMIRRSAVGVVLFIGMVVITAGLWSKTPGSLVPDEDQGYYIAAIFLPDGATLERTDKVVAEVMKAIQSNPANEHVMAFAGMDFIGGGFKNSAATIFVSQKHWDERNMSTQQLVGELFGKTAGIKEALVLAFNPPAIFGLGNTGGFEFYLQNRGDGGTKRLVENMGALVGASHQSTVLAGGLQTLWRPNAPQLYVDVDRERAKSLGIPLDDAFTTLAGTLGTFYVNDFNKFGRVWQVLMSAESQYRRTPEDIGRLYVKNTAGDMVPVSAFAKVEYSSGPDTVDRYNNLPAVKLMGQAAPGYSSGQAIAEVERLVKNLPGDMSYEWTGAAFQEKRVSSAAALALIMAAVMVFLILAAQYEKWSLPFSVLLAMPFGIFGALAAVWLRGMTNDVYFQIGLVTLLGLSAKNAILIVEYAVLKHQEGYPVAAAAIEAARLRLRPIVMTSLAFILGVLPLAISTGAGAGARVSVGTGVIGGMLAATFLAIFFVPLFYKLIVDRRLATPEDELKVHKPETPHVHAHH; encoded by the coding sequence ATGTTTTCGCGCTTCTTCATAGACAGGCCGATCTTCGCCTTCGTCATTTCGATATTGCTGGTGCTGGCCGGTCTGGCCGCCATGCGCACGCTGCCGATCGCGCAGTACCCGGAAATCGCGCCGCCCGAAGTGATGGTGCGCGCGGTCTACCCCGGTGCGTCCGCCGAAACCATCGCGCAGACCGTGGCCGCACCGCTGGAAAGCGTCATCACCGGCGTCGAGGGCATGATGTACATGCGCTCGACCTCGACCTCGAATGGCGTGGTCGAGATCTACGCCACCTTCGAAATCGGCACCGACCCCGACAAGGCGGCGGTGAACGTGAACAACCGCGTCAAGCAGGCCGACGCGCGCCTGCCGGAAGAAGTGCGCCGGCAGGGCGTGGTGGTCGAGAAGGGCTCGTCCGCCTTCCTGGCGGTGATGGCCTTCTACTCGCCGGATGGCACGCACGAACAGCTCTACACGTCGAACTACGTGACGCTGAACGTGCTGGACAACATCAAGAAGATTCCGGGCACGACCAATGTGCAGATCTTCGGCGCCAAGGACTACGCCATGCGCATCTGGGTACGCCCGGACCGCATGACGCAGCTCGGCGTCACGGTGCCCGAGATCGCCGGTGCGCTGCGCGAACAGAACGCGCAGTTCGCCGCCGGCAAGATCGGCCAGTCGCCGACCGGCGGCGGCCAGGACATGGTCTACACCATCACCACCAAGGGCCGGCTGTCCACGGTCGAGGAATTCGAGAACATCATCCTGCGCTCGAACGCCGACGGCACCAAGCTGCGCCTGCGCGACGTCGCGCGCGTCGAACTGGGTTCCAAGGACAACGACTTCAACGGCACCTACAACGGCAAGCCGGCGGTGCTGATGGGCGTGTTCCTGCAGCCCGGCGCCAACGCGCTGGACGTGGCCAAGGAAGTGAAGGGCGCGGTGGCCGAGATGGCGACCCGCTTCCCGCCGGGCATGACCTATGCCATTCCGTACGACACCACGCGCTTCGTCGAGGTGTCGATCAAGGAAGTGGTGAAGACGCTGGGCGAGGCGATGATCCTGGTGTTCATCGTCGTGTTCGTGTTCCTGCAGAACATCCGCGCCACGCTGATTCCGGTGCTGGCGGTGCCGGTGTCGCTGCTCGGCACCTTCGCCGGCCTGCATGTGCTGGGCTACTCGATCAACACGCTGACGCTGTTCGGCATGGTGCTGGCGATCGGCATCGTGGTCGATGACGCCATCGTGGTGCTGGAGAACGTCGAACGCATCATGCACGAGCAGCGGCTGTCGGCGCGCGAGGCGGCGCTGAAGGCGATGCACGAGGTGACCGGCCCGGTCATCGCCATCGTGCTGGTGCTGACCGCGGTATTCGTGCCGATCGCCTTCCTCGGTGGCCTGACCGGCGAGCTGTATCGCCAGTTCGCGGTGACCATCTCGATCGCCGTGGTGCTGTCCGGTCTGGTCGCGCTGACGATGACGCCGGCGCTGTGCGTGGCGTTGCTGAAGAACGAGCACAAGAGCACGGCGCGCATCTTCGTCTGGTTCAACGACTGGTTCGCCCGCGTCACCCATCGCTACACCGGTGCGGTGACCTGGATGATCCGCCGCTCGGCGGTCGGCGTCGTGCTGTTCATCGGCATGGTGGTCATCACCGCCGGCCTGTGGAGCAAGACGCCCGGCTCGCTGGTGCCGGACGAGGACCAGGGCTACTACATCGCGGCCATCTTCCTGCCGGACGGCGCCACGCTGGAGCGCACTGACAAGGTGGTGGCCGAGGTGATGAAGGCCATCCAGTCCAACCCGGCCAACGAGCACGTGATGGCTTTCGCCGGCATGGACTTCATCGGCGGCGGCTTCAAGAACAGCGCGGCCACCATCTTCGTCAGCCAGAAGCACTGGGACGAGCGGAACATGAGCACGCAGCAGCTGGTGGGCGAACTGTTCGGCAAGACCGCCGGCATCAAGGAGGCGCTGGTGCTGGCCTTCAACCCGCCGGCCATCTTCGGCCTCGGCAACACCGGCGGTTTCGAGTTCTACCTGCAGAACCGCGGCGACGGCGGCACCAAGCGCCTGGTCGAGAACATGGGCGCGCTGGTTGGCGCCTCGCACCAGAGCACGGTGCTGGCTGGCGGCCTGCAGACCTTGTGGCGGCCGAACGCGCCGCAGCTCTATGTCGACGTCGACCGCGAGCGCGCGAAGTCGCTGGGCATTCCGCTGGACGACGCGTTCACCACGCTGGCCGGCACGCTGGGCACCTTCTACGTGAACGACTTCAACAAGTTCGGTCGCGTCTGGCAGGTGCTGATGTCGGCGGAGAGCCAGTACCGCCGCACGCCGGAGGACATCGGTCGTCTGTACGTGAAGAACACCGCTGGCGACATGGTGCCGGTGTCGGCCTTCGCCAAGGTCGAGTACAGCTCGGGTCCTGACACGGTGGACCGCTACAACAACCTGCCGGCGGTCAAGCTGATGGGTCAGGCCGCACCGGGCTATTCGTCCGGTCAGGCCATCGCCGAAGTCGAGCGGCTGGTGAAGAACCTGCCGGGCGACATGAGCTATGAATGGACCGGCGCCGCCTTCCAGGAGAAGCGCGTGTCGAGCGCGGCCGCGCTGGCGCTGATCATGGCCGCGGTGATGGTGTTCCTCATCCTCGCTGCCCAGTACGAGAAGTGGTCGCTGCCGTTCTCGGTGCTGCTGGCTATGCCCTTCGGCATCTTCGGTGCGCTGGCGGCGGTGTGGCTGCGCGGCATGACCAATGATGTGTACTTCCAGATCGGTCTGGTGACGCTGCTCGGCCTGTCGGCCAAGAACGCCATCCTGATCGTCGAGTACGCGGTGCTGAAGCACCAGGAAGGCTACCCGGTCGCCGCCGCGGCGATCGAGGCGGCTCGCCTGCGCCTGCGTCCCATCGTGATGACTTCGCTCGCCTTCATCCTCGGCGTGCTGCCGCTGGCCATCTCGACCGGCGCCGGTGCCGGCGCCCGGGTGTCGGTCGGTACCGGCGTCATCGGCGGCATGCTGGCCGCGACCTTCCTCGCCATCTTTTTCGTGCCGCTCTTCTACAAGCTCATCGTCGATCGCCGCCTGGCGACGCCGGAAGACGAGCTGAAGGTGCACAAGCCGGAGACGCCCCATGTCCACGCACATCATTGA
- a CDS encoding efflux RND transporter periplasmic adaptor subunit: MKKETDFFRAAGLLGAGLLALALAGCGQDKGGEHANGGMPPAAVKVLTVTPQEVPVHYDYVGQVAGSREIEVRARVTGIVEKRLYEEGQRIKEGQVMFRLDAAPYRARVAAADAQLDQAKAQLAQAEREYARVKPLADAEAASRKEADDAQSTRDLARAAVKAAEAQLQQAQIDLGYTDVRAPLGGVAGRALKVEGSLAVAGGDSLLTTLAQTDPAYVNFGVGEVEYLRTRDEIARGALKLDPQGFLVKLKGSDGAEFPRSGRLGFQDYKADTSTGAFALRATFDNKDGKLSPGQFVRVLLSGATRPDAIAVPQRAVLDSPNGKFVYVIAEAEGKTLAQPRPVKLGEWAQLGGELGNAWVIREGLKAGERVIVDGMARIFVPGSPVQIDDGSAPAQPPAGAAAPAAQ, from the coding sequence ATGAAAAAGGAAACGGATTTCTTTCGGGCCGCGGGCCTGCTGGGTGCAGGTTTGCTGGCGCTTGCGCTGGCCGGCTGCGGTCAGGACAAGGGCGGCGAGCACGCCAATGGCGGCATGCCGCCGGCTGCGGTGAAGGTGCTCACGGTGACGCCGCAGGAAGTGCCGGTGCATTACGACTACGTCGGCCAGGTCGCCGGTTCGCGCGAAATCGAGGTGCGGGCGCGGGTGACCGGCATCGTCGAGAAGCGCTTGTACGAAGAAGGTCAGCGCATCAAGGAAGGGCAGGTGATGTTCCGGCTCGACGCCGCGCCCTACCGTGCCCGCGTCGCCGCCGCTGACGCCCAGCTCGACCAGGCCAAGGCGCAGCTGGCGCAGGCCGAGCGCGAATACGCGCGGGTGAAGCCGCTGGCGGATGCCGAGGCGGCCAGCCGCAAGGAAGCCGACGACGCGCAATCGACGCGCGATCTGGCGCGTGCAGCGGTCAAGGCGGCCGAGGCACAGCTGCAGCAGGCACAGATCGACCTCGGTTACACCGACGTGCGCGCGCCGCTGGGCGGCGTTGCCGGCCGCGCGCTGAAGGTCGAGGGCAGTCTCGCCGTGGCCGGGGGCGACAGCCTGCTGACGACGCTGGCGCAGACCGACCCCGCCTACGTGAATTTCGGCGTCGGCGAAGTGGAATACCTGCGCACCCGCGACGAGATCGCGCGCGGCGCGCTGAAGCTCGACCCGCAAGGCTTCCTGGTCAAGCTCAAGGGCTCGGACGGCGCCGAATTCCCGCGCAGCGGCCGGCTCGGCTTCCAGGACTACAAGGCGGACACCAGCACCGGCGCCTTCGCGCTGCGTGCCACCTTCGACAACAAGGACGGCAAGCTGTCGCCCGGCCAGTTCGTGCGCGTGCTGCTGTCGGGCGCCACCCGCCCGGACGCGATTGCGGTGCCGCAGCGCGCCGTGCTCGACAGCCCGAACGGCAAGTTCGTGTACGTGATCGCCGAAGCCGAAGGCAAGACGCTGGCGCAGCCGCGCCCGGTGAAGCTCGGCGAATGGGCGCAGCTCGGCGGTGAGCTGGGCAATGCCTGGGTGATCCGCGAGGGCCTGAAGGCGGGCGAGCGCGTCATCGTCGATGGCATGGCGCGCATCTTCGTGCCCGGCTCGCCGGTGCAGATCGATGACGGCTCCGCGCCGGCACAGCCGCCGGCAGGTGCTGCGGCACCGGCCGCGCAGTAA
- a CDS encoding efflux transporter outer membrane subunit translates to MSTHIIDPARRTLLSVALAAALLSACALNPKPTPELDLPAVTATTPAEIDRWWESFRDPVLDGLIAEALERNDDVVIAVQRVQSSRAALDLVRINRLPDASLSLSGSRQQYSNERPLPGRPRQYNTVIGGISASYELDLFGRLSGQRDVARQQLASSRYALEGLRASVTAQVARAYFSLRALDADEALLSQTLATREAALALREKQFAGGAIGRYDLEISRSERASVAAALATTRSSREQAETALAVLLGRSPRELVERIPDRGLALSTLAVQPEIPAGLSSDLLARRADVRAAEANLAAASLSVEVARTQWFPTISLTAGLGGESAALGNLLSSSARTWNIGAAIAQPLVGLLSTRAIVAQSEAERAQIAQTYQQAARQAYADALSALSAARGAREAMDETVTLYDATTKARDLAEKSYEAGRASRIVLLDAEREKLSAERQLIATRLDRVTALVNTYQALGGGWSGRIETGGDDEKLENAPTASR, encoded by the coding sequence ATGTCCACGCACATCATTGATCCGGCGCGCCGCACGCTGCTGTCGGTCGCGCTGGCCGCGGCCCTGCTGTCGGCCTGCGCACTGAACCCGAAGCCGACGCCGGAACTCGACCTGCCGGCGGTGACGGCGACGACGCCGGCCGAGATCGACCGCTGGTGGGAAAGCTTCCGCGACCCGGTGCTGGACGGCCTGATCGCCGAGGCGCTCGAACGCAACGACGACGTCGTGATCGCCGTGCAGCGCGTGCAATCGTCGCGCGCCGCGCTCGACCTGGTGCGCATCAACCGCTTGCCGGACGCCAGCCTGTCGCTGTCCGGCTCGCGCCAGCAGTACAGCAACGAGCGACCGCTGCCGGGGCGCCCGCGCCAGTACAACACGGTGATCGGCGGCATTTCGGCGTCCTACGAACTGGATCTGTTCGGTCGCCTGTCCGGTCAGCGCGACGTCGCGCGCCAGCAGCTGGCGTCCAGCCGCTATGCGCTCGAAGGCCTGCGTGCGTCGGTGACGGCGCAGGTTGCGCGCGCCTATTTCAGCCTGCGCGCGCTCGACGCCGACGAAGCGCTGCTGTCGCAGACGCTGGCCACGCGCGAAGCCGCTCTGGCGCTGCGCGAGAAGCAGTTCGCCGGCGGCGCCATCGGCCGCTACGATCTCGAGATCTCGCGCTCGGAACGCGCCAGCGTGGCCGCCGCACTGGCGACCACGCGCAGCAGCCGCGAACAGGCCGAAACCGCACTGGCCGTGCTGCTCGGCCGTTCGCCGCGCGAGTTGGTGGAGCGGATTCCGGACCGCGGTCTGGCGCTGTCCACGCTGGCGGTGCAGCCGGAAATCCCGGCCGGTCTCAGTTCGGATCTGCTGGCGCGACGCGCCGACGTGCGCGCGGCCGAAGCCAATCTGGCGGCCGCCAGCCTGAGCGTCGAAGTGGCGCGCACGCAGTGGTTCCCGACGATCTCGCTGACCGCCGGTCTGGGCGGCGAAAGCGCGGCGCTGGGCAACCTGCTGTCGTCGTCGGCGCGCACCTGGAACATTGGTGCGGCAATCGCGCAGCCGCTGGTCGGTCTGCTCAGCACGCGCGCCATCGTCGCGCAGTCGGAAGCCGAGCGCGCGCAGATCGCCCAGACCTACCAGCAGGCTGCGCGCCAGGCCTACGCCGACGCGCTCAGCGCACTTTCTGCCGCACGCGGCGCACGCGAGGCGATGGACGAGACGGTGACGCTGTATGACGCGACGACCAAGGCACGCGACCTCGCCGAGAAGAGCTACGAGGCGGGGCGTGCCAGCCGCATCGTGCTGCTCGATGCCGAGCGCGAAAAGCTGTCGGCCGAGCGCCAGCTCATCGCTACCCGGCTCGACCGCGTGACGGCACTGGTGAACACCTACCAGGCGCTGGGCGGTGGCTGGTCCGGCCGCATCGAGACCGGCGGCGACGACGAGAAGCTGGAGAACGCGCCGACCGCGTCACGCTGA
- a CDS encoding cyanophycin metabolism-associated DUF1854 family protein, with protein MTISLERDAHGLLVFVDATGQRHAGVQPVRAFPLSAPGEGVALMSADGHELAWLDAPDALDAASRALLDEELSRREFMPRIRSIAGVSSFSTPCDWDIVTDRGATRFTLRSEDDIRRLGGARLLITDSHGIHYEVADMKALDRPSRRILDRFL; from the coding sequence ATGACGATTTCGCTCGAACGCGACGCACACGGCCTGCTGGTTTTCGTCGATGCGACCGGCCAGCGCCACGCCGGCGTGCAGCCGGTGCGCGCCTTCCCGCTGTCGGCGCCGGGCGAGGGTGTGGCGCTGATGTCGGCCGACGGCCACGAACTGGCCTGGCTCGATGCGCCGGACGCGCTCGACGCTGCCAGCCGCGCATTGCTCGACGAGGAACTGTCGCGCCGCGAATTCATGCCGCGCATCCGCAGCATCGCCGGCGTATCGAGCTTTTCCACGCCCTGCGACTGGGACATCGTGACCGACCGCGGCGCCACCCGCTTCACGCTGCGCAGCGAGGACGACATCCGCCGCCTGGGCGGCGCACGGCTGCTGATCACCGACAGCCACGGCATCCACTACGAAGTCGCCGACATGAAGGCGCTCGACCGGCCCAGCCGCCGCATCCTCGACCGCTTCCTCTGA
- a CDS encoding cyanophycin metabolism-associated ABC transporter: protein MTRATDDRLLPDDLPQAWRSGLAAQLQPGEAVQVWLQTDLDETLHFATNLLALTDRRLLACAGEQWRSWPLAVGQHFQHHDHAGVGTLALHDSERRLAGWRYTLALNTEALRLADQHARQIERLAHPDHVVEDEDGLCPRCKAPLPPDDDECPLCERSTTRPPSTWALLRLWRFARPYRGRLFAGFLLTLASTAANLVPPYLTIPLMDKVLIPHQTGTPITVAAVWPYLAGLLGAALVGWALGWARTYILARVSERIGADLRTTTFDHLMGQSLEYFGGKRTGDLMARIGAETDRINVFLSLHLLDFATDVLMLFMTAVVLFSINPWLALVTLLPLPVIAWMIHTVRDRLRTGFEKVDRIWGEVTNVLADTIPGIRVVKAFAQEKRESARFAAANRRNLETNDRVNRVWSLFGPTVTLLTEVGLLFVWGFGIWQVGRDHITVGVLTAFIAYISRFYLRLDSMSRIVSVTQKAAAGAKRIFDILDHGSSVPEPARPVHLERVQGRIELRGVAFRYGNRAVLRGVDLDIAPGEFIGLVGHSGSGKSTLVNLINRFYDVSGGSIRIDGTDIRALPVAEYRRHIGLVLQEPFLFFGTIADNIAYGKPEATRAEIIAAARAAHAHEFILRLPHGYDSMVGERGQTLSGGERQRISIARALLIDPRILILDEATSSVDTATEKEIQRALDNLVEGRTTLAIAHRLSTLRKADRLVVLDRGQIVEVGPHDALMAREGHYYRLYMAQQRLAEADAAEGALA, encoded by the coding sequence ATGACCCGCGCCACCGACGACCGCCTGCTCCCCGACGACCTGCCGCAGGCGTGGCGCAGCGGACTGGCGGCGCAACTGCAGCCGGGCGAGGCGGTGCAGGTCTGGCTGCAGACCGATCTCGACGAAACGCTTCATTTCGCAACGAATCTGCTGGCGCTGACCGACCGCCGGCTGCTGGCCTGCGCCGGTGAGCAGTGGCGCAGCTGGCCGCTGGCCGTGGGCCAGCACTTCCAGCACCACGACCACGCCGGCGTCGGCACGCTGGCGCTGCACGACAGCGAACGTCGCCTCGCCGGCTGGCGCTACACGCTGGCGCTGAACACCGAAGCGCTGCGGCTGGCCGACCAGCACGCACGACAGATCGAGCGGCTGGCCCATCCCGACCACGTGGTCGAGGACGAGGACGGCCTGTGCCCGCGCTGCAAGGCGCCGCTGCCGCCGGACGACGACGAGTGCCCGCTGTGCGAACGCAGCACGACGCGGCCGCCCTCGACCTGGGCGCTGCTGCGGCTGTGGCGCTTCGCCCGGCCCTACCGCGGACGGCTGTTCGCCGGCTTCCTGCTGACGCTGGCGTCCACCGCCGCCAACCTCGTGCCGCCTTACCTGACCATCCCGCTGATGGACAAGGTGCTCATTCCGCACCAGACCGGCACGCCGATCACGGTGGCGGCGGTGTGGCCCTACCTGGCCGGGCTGCTCGGCGCGGCGCTGGTGGGCTGGGCGCTGGGCTGGGCGCGCACCTATATATTGGCGCGCGTGTCCGAGCGCATCGGTGCCGACCTGCGCACCACCACCTTCGACCACCTGATGGGCCAGTCGCTCGAGTATTTCGGCGGCAAGCGCACCGGCGACCTGATGGCGCGCATCGGCGCCGAAACCGACCGCATCAACGTGTTCCTGTCGCTGCACCTGCTCGATTTCGCGACCGACGTGCTGATGCTGTTCATGACCGCCGTCGTGCTGTTCTCGATCAACCCTTGGCTGGCGCTGGTGACGCTGCTGCCACTGCCGGTGATCGCCTGGATGATCCACACGGTGCGCGACCGGCTGCGCACCGGCTTCGAGAAGGTGGACCGCATCTGGGGCGAGGTGACCAATGTGCTGGCCGACACCATTCCGGGCATCCGCGTGGTCAAGGCCTTCGCGCAGGAGAAGCGCGAATCGGCCCGCTTCGCCGCGGCCAACCGGCGCAACCTCGAAACCAACGACCGGGTAAACCGCGTGTGGTCCCTGTTCGGTCCGACCGTCACGCTGCTGACCGAAGTCGGCCTGCTCTTCGTCTGGGGCTTCGGCATCTGGCAGGTGGGGCGCGACCACATCACGGTGGGCGTGCTGACCGCCTTCATTGCCTACATCAGCCGCTTCTACCTGCGCCTCGATTCGATGAGCCGCATCGTGTCGGTGACGCAGAAGGCGGCCGCCGGCGCCAAGCGCATCTTCGACATCCTCGATCACGGCTCCAGCGTGCCCGAGCCGGCGCGGCCGGTGCACCTCGAACGGGTGCAGGGCCGCATCGAACTGCGCGGCGTCGCTTTCCGCTACGGCAACCGCGCCGTGCTGCGCGGCGTCGATCTCGACATCGCGCCGGGCGAGTTCATCGGCCTGGTCGGCCACAGCGGCTCCGGCAAGAGCACGCTGGTGAACCTCATCAACCGCTTCTACGACGTGTCCGGCGGCAGCATACGGATAGACGGCACCGACATCCGCGCGCTGCCGGTGGCCGAGTACCGGCGTCACATCGGCCTGGTGCTGCAGGAGCCTTTCCTGTTCTTCGGCACCATTGCCGACAACATCGCCTACGGCAAACCGGAAGCGACGCGCGCCGAAATCATCGCGGCGGCGCGGGCGGCGCACGCGCACGAATTCATCCTGCGCCTGCCGCATGGCTACGACTCGATGGTGGGCGAGCGCGGACAGACCCTCTCGGGCGGCGAGCGCCAGCGCATCTCGATTGCGCGCGCGCTGCTGATCGATCCGCGCATCCTGATCCTGGACGAAGCGACCTCGTCGGTCGATACCGCGACCGAGAAAGAAATCCAGCGCGCGCTCGACAACCTGGTCGAGGGCCGCACCACGCTGGCCATCGCCCACCGCCTGAGCACCTTGCGCAAGGCCGACCGGCTGGTCGTGCTGGACCGCGGGCAGATTGTCGAAGTCGGTCCGCACGACGCACTGATGGCGCGCGAAGGACACTACTACCGGCTCTACATGGCGCAGCAGCGGCTGGCCGAAGCCGACGCCGCGGAAGGAGCGCTGGCATGA
- a CDS encoding cyanophycin synthetase, producing MSKRSIEILRTLELRGPNIWTYVPALEVWIDIGELEDSPSNTIPGFVDRLIDWLPALHEHTCSYEERGGFVRRLREGTWPGHILEHVTLELQNQAGMKGNFGKARETSERGVYKVVVISGNHTVSRAAILAARELVLSAMDDRPFDVKAAVSELRDLVDEHCLGPSTGCIVEAAQDRRIPSIRLNDGNLVQLGYGRKLRRIWTAETDRTAAIAEGISRDKDLTKRLLAGCGVPVPEGREVSDADDAWEAAEDIGVPVVVKPANANHGRGVSAELTTRDEVATAYELARRYSKYVLVERFIRGNEHRLLVVGKQMVAAVAGETVWITGDGRSTVRQLLDSQINIDPRRGPEQEFPLDLLIPERDAKLRFELERQGYSADAVPADGARVLVQRNGNIAYDVTDQVHPDTARLVALAARVVGLDIAGIDLVVEDIRRPLREQGGAIVEVNAGPGLLMHLKPAIGAPRPVGRAIVDHLFATADDGRIPVIGVSGTRGKTTVARLIAHLMRFSGQRVGLACSDGLYLDSRRLEDGDAARFEPSQRVLMNPGAEVAVIENSFETILKEGLAYDRCQVGVLTRIDPEAHFGDYYIDSSDRVFNVLRSQIDVVLRRGTGVLNADDPLQAEMADLCDGEVIWYSTHADNGIVASHVQSGGRAVIVRDGQIRLLEAERTEVLCPLASLPLTDGEPLHATENLLAALAAAWSLGLSPAALRTGAETFDPPVPVAVPA from the coding sequence ATGAGTAAACGCTCGATCGAAATCCTGCGCACCCTCGAACTGCGCGGCCCCAACATCTGGACCTATGTTCCGGCGCTCGAAGTCTGGATAGACATCGGCGAACTCGAAGACTCCCCCTCGAACACCATTCCCGGCTTTGTCGATCGCCTGATCGACTGGCTGCCAGCCCTGCACGAACACACGTGCAGCTACGAAGAGCGCGGCGGTTTCGTCCGCCGGCTGCGCGAAGGCACCTGGCCCGGCCACATCCTCGAACACGTGACGCTGGAACTGCAGAACCAGGCCGGCATGAAGGGCAATTTCGGCAAGGCGCGCGAAACGTCCGAACGCGGCGTCTACAAGGTGGTGGTGATTTCCGGCAATCACACGGTCAGCCGTGCGGCGATCCTCGCCGCCCGCGAACTGGTGCTGTCGGCGATGGACGACCGCCCGTTCGACGTCAAGGCCGCCGTTTCGGAACTGCGCGACCTGGTCGACGAACACTGCCTCGGCCCGAGCACCGGCTGCATCGTGGAAGCGGCGCAGGACCGCCGCATCCCGTCCATCCGATTGAACGACGGCAACCTGGTGCAGCTGGGCTACGGCCGCAAGCTGCGCCGCATCTGGACCGCCGAGACCGACCGTACCGCGGCCATCGCCGAAGGCATTTCGCGCGACAAGGACCTGACCAAGCGACTGCTCGCCGGCTGCGGCGTGCCGGTGCCGGAAGGCCGCGAAGTCAGCGACGCCGACGACGCCTGGGAAGCCGCCGAGGACATCGGCGTGCCGGTGGTCGTCAAACCGGCCAACGCCAACCACGGCCGCGGCGTGTCGGCCGAACTGACCACGCGCGACGAAGTCGCCACTGCCTACGAACTGGCGCGCCGCTACAGCAAGTACGTGCTGGTCGAACGCTTCATCCGCGGCAACGAACACCGCCTGCTGGTAGTCGGCAAGCAGATGGTCGCGGCGGTCGCCGGCGAAACCGTCTGGATCACCGGCGACGGGCGATCCACGGTCCGCCAGCTGCTTGACAGCCAGATCAACATCGATCCGCGGCGCGGGCCGGAACAGGAATTCCCGCTCGACCTGCTGATTCCCGAGCGCGACGCCAAGCTGCGCTTCGAACTGGAGCGCCAGGGCTACAGCGCCGACGCGGTGCCGGCCGACGGCGCCCGCGTGCTGGTGCAGCGCAACGGCAACATCGCCTACGACGTGACCGACCAGGTCCATCCGGACACCGCCCGCCTGGTGGCGCTGGCCGCCCGTGTGGTCGGCCTCGACATCGCCGGCATCGATCTGGTGGTCGAGGACATCCGCCGCCCGCTGCGCGAACAGGGCGGCGCCATCGTCGAAGTGAACGCCGGTCCCGGTCTGCTGATGCACCTGAAGCCGGCGATCGGCGCGCCGCGTCCGGTCGGCCGCGCCATCGTCGACCACCTGTTCGCCACCGCCGACGACGGCCGCATTCCGGTCATCGGCGTCAGCGGCACCCGCGGCAAGACCACGGTCGCCCGGCTGATCGCGCACCTGATGCGCTTCTCAGGCCAGCGCGTCGGTCTGGCCTGCAGCGACGGCCTCTACCTCGACAGCCGCCGCCTCGAAGACGGCGACGCCGCCCGCTTCGAGCCGTCGCAGCGCGTGCTGATGAATCCGGGCGCCGAAGTGGCGGTGATCGAGAACAGCTTCGAAACCATCCTGAAGGAAGGTCTGGCCTACGACCGCTGCCAGGTCGGCGTACTCACGCGCATCGATCCGGAAGCGCATTTCGGCGACTACTACATCGATTCGTCGGACCGCGTGTTCAACGTGCTGCGCAGCCAGATCGACGTGGTACTACGCCGCGGCACCGGCGTGCTGAACGCCGACGATCCGCTGCAGGCCGAGATGGCCGACCTGTGCGACGGCGAGGTGATCTGGTACAGCACGCACGCCGACAACGGCATCGTCGCCAGCCACGTGCAGTCGGGCGGCCGCGCAGTCATCGTGCGCGACGGCCAGATCCGCCTGCTCGAAGCCGAACGCACCGAAGTGCTGTGCCCGCTCGCCAGCCTGCCGCTGACCGACGGCGAACCGCTGCACGCGACCGAAAACCTGCTCGCCGCGCTGGCCGCCGCGTGGTCGCTCGGCCTGTCGCCGGCGGCCTTGCGCACCGGCGCCGAAACCTTCGATCCCCCGGTACCCGTCGCGGTACCGGCCTGA